A genomic region of Oryza glaberrima chromosome 1, OglaRS2, whole genome shotgun sequence contains the following coding sequences:
- the LOC127776571 gene encoding putative disease resistance protein RGA3 isoform X2 — protein MASGLISSLLSSASSLLAILRGPSSALYPHSSYPTASADLQRLKRLILRIQATLDDAEEQGMQDNYVKLWLKELKDLARDAEDVLNDYRYELLQCQIRECQVDCPRKRKHLDTDEEDDDSINERINEITNRFEEISRDRAALQLRPEDGQKIAGRSDWLKSQPTSHLLDESLVFGRIDEKENIVESVLSQSMKPGIVVLPIVGMGGIGKTTVAQMVYNDVRVREHFEHSGWIHVSPTFDVLRLTTAITESLTKRNCGFTQLSLVHEVLLKELDGKKLFFVLDDVWSECESSWHDLIRPLSYAQTVIILVTTRSKEVARLAGTVKPFYLTAIPNDDCWLLFQHFAFGKQCVNEKSSLVQIGKKILQKCGGLPLAVKSVGCLLRSKTDEHTWMEILESELWELDEKDNIFPALRLSYYWLPTRLKPCFLLCSLYPTYLGFTKDEMIDLWIAQGYVYSTGGKTRQEVGDEYFNELHARSLIETSSGQLLREAHYFDELIGRSVIDSLYENVERLRNIEPSYYASSLNLFPMDSMKSFSSERIDNFQLSKYIDMKQSLIETYLERSSKSIQRFKLHDVIFDLAKSFTSRERCTAMLGTLCNLPNELHQLHASQASGILSFHEPRSLQTLVLNCCFSASFHELSSFVHLRALVLNSNQDVTNMICSIGNLKHLRYLSLNCYLQELPESVSCLYSLETLVISNLRILRATNFHNLVSLKSLHVYFEFLDGSLDQFCKLDMLDTLCLKRCSNLTYLPLHVGSLINLQRLKLIGIPNIRNLDHASFKYRRNNSITRYQEATFPSLEELELDKLCKLEDWYGIQHSDCPKLQRLTIRDCTKLRTVPCFIALKKLVISNCALMSLQFSVSNVTSKLQTIDIRDCLCLSTLVGLQNLSDLMSLYIARCPRLLVLPSESMICKPHYTFIADCPKLKLWCEKYEFNYFQVTRKMQISDVQLITEYGVENFMTVEHLTIDKCSEIGQNLLSSTKSWLPSKLRFLQFSSGTFSGVLNFHKGLSMLLRLEIRSCTKLESLIGLHKLYGLRELVLIECPLLDISTETKFPYRLSSLIIRGCHQILSLHLNSPAVLRELEISDCQGFMYIGRLSDFTDLESLKLLHCPLLQLRELMPVFPETAMICSCPRLKKWCEWHEIEYMLQQDGLMMAACW, from the exons ATGGCGAGTGGGTTAATTTCATCTCTTCTTTCATCCGCTAGCAGCCTACTGGCAATTCTTCGTGGGCCGTCGTCGGCTTTATATCCCCACAGTTCTTATCCCACTGCATCTGCTGATCTGCAACGGCTGAAAAGACTGATATTACGCATCCAGGCCACACTCGACGATGCCGAGGAGCAAGGGATGCAAGATAACTATGTTAAGTTGTGGCTTAAGGAGCTCAAGGACTTGGCCCGTGATGCCGAGGATGTCCTTAATGATTACCGGTATGAGCTTCTGCAGTGCCAAATCCGAGAGTGTCAAGTTGATTGTCCACGCAAGCGGAAGCATTTGGATACTGACGAAGAGGATGATGATAGTATTAATGAG AGAATCAATGAGATAACAAACCGATTCGAGGAGATATCCAGAGATCGAGCCGCTCTGCAACTCAGGCCAGAAGATGGCCAGAAAATAGCAGGCAGGAGTGACTGGTTGAAGTCACAGCCAACTAGCCACCTTCTAGATGAGTCCCTTGTTTTTGGTAGGATTGATGAGAAGGAGAATATTGTAGAATCGGTATTATCCCAAAGCATGAAGCCTGGTATTGTTGTTTTGCCAATTGTAGGAATGGGTGGTATTGGAAAGACCACGGTAGCACAGATGGTATATAATGATGTCCGTGTTAGAGAACATTTTGAGCACAGTGGTTGGATTCATGTCTCCCCAACATTTGATGTCCTAAGGCTGACAACTGCAATAACTGAGTCATTGACCAAGAGAAACTGTGGCTTCACACAGCTAAGCCTAGTTCATGAGGTCCTCCTCAAAGAACTGGATGgaaagaaattattttttgtgcttGATGATGTATGGAGCGAATGTGAAAGTTCCTGGCATGATTTAATACGTCCACTCAGCTATGCTCAAACAGTCATAATATTGGTAACAACAAGGAGTAAAGAGGTGGCACGTCTTGCTGGAACAGTGAAGCCATTTTACCTTACTGCCATTCCTAATGACGATTGCTGGCTATTGTTTCAGCATTTTGCTTTTGGGAAGCAATGTGTGAATGAAAAATCGAGTTTAGTTCAGATTGGCAAGAAAATTTTGCAGAAGTGTGGTGGTTTACCACTAGCAGTGAAGTCAGTGGGCTGCCTTTTACGCTCGAAGACAGATGAACATACCTGGATGGAAATATTGGAAAGCGAGCTTTGGGAATTAGATGAGAAGGACAACATTTTCCCAGCTCTTAGATTGAGTTATTACTGGTTGCCTACAAGATTAAAACCTTGTTTCCTACTATGTTCATTGTATCCTACATATTTGGGTTTCACAAAAGATGAAATGATTGACCTGTGGATAGCTCAGGGTTATGTTTACTCCACAGGTGGTAAAACACGTCAGGAGGTTGGTGACGAGTATTTTAATGAGCTGCATGCAAGATCGTTGATTGAAACTTCATCAGGGCAATTGTTGCGTGAAGCACATTATTTTGATGAGTTAATAGGAAGATCAGTGATTGACAGCTTGTATGAGAATGTTGAGAGACTTCGCAATATTGAGCCAAGTTATTACGCATCTTCGCTAAATCTATTTCCGATGGACTCCATGAAATCATTTTCATCTGAGCGCATTGACAATTTTCAACTATCGAAATACATTGATATGAAACAATCGCTGATTGAAACGTATCTGGAGCGATCATCAAAGTCAATTCAGCGTTTTAAGTTACATGATGTTATTTTTGATCTTGCAAAGTCATTTACTAGCAGAGAACGCTGTACGGCAATGCTTGGCACACTATGTAATTTGCCAAACGAACTTCACCAACTTCATGCATCACAAGCTAGTGGCATACTTTCCTTTCATGAACCGAGGTCTCTACAGACATTGGTATTAAACTGTTGTTTCTCTGCTAGCTTCCATGAATTGTCCAGTTTTGTACATCTTAGGGCTTTGGTACTTAATTCGAACCAAGATGTTACCAATATGATATGTTCGATTGGCAATTTGAAGCACCTGCGTTATCTCTCTCTAAATTGCTATCTGCAAGAACTGCCTGAATCGGTGTCTTGTCTTTACAGCCTGGAGACATTGGTGATTTCCAATTTGAGAATATTGAGGGCAACAAACTTCCACAATCTTGTCAGCCTTAAAAGTCTGCATGTATATTTCGAGTTTTTGGATGGATCATTGGATCAATTTTGCAAGCTTGATATGTTGGACACACTATGTCTGAAGAGATGCAGTAACTTGACATACTTACCCTTACATGTAGGAAGCCTCATCAACTTACAGCGTCTTAAACTCATTGGAATACCAAACATCCGGAATTTGGATCATGCATCTTTCAAGTACAGAAGAAATAACAGCATAACAAGGTACCAAGAAGCAACATTTCCATCCTTGGAGGAGTTAGAACTCGATAAATTGTGCAAACTAGAAGATTGGTATGGAATACAACATTCAGATTGCCCGAAATTGCAGAGACTTACAATCAGAGACTGTACCAAACTAAGAACAGTACCTTGTTTTATTGCCCTTAAAAAGCTAGTAATAAGCAATTGTGCCCTCATGAGTCTCCAGTTTTCAGTTAGTAATGTGACATCAAAGCTCCAAACTATTGACATCAGGGATTGTTTGTGCCTCAGTACTTTGGTGGGACTACAAAATCTTTCTGATCTTATGAGCTTGTATATTGCCCGTTGTCCTCGGCTCCTCGTTCTTCCTTCAGAAAGTATGATATGTAAGCCTCACTATACATTTATTGCTGATTGCCCTAAACTGAAGCTGTGGTGCGAGAAATATGAGTTCAACTACTTTCAG GTAACTAGGAAGATGCAGATTTCAGATGTGCAATTGATCACAGAGTATGGCGTTGAGAATTTCATGACCGTTGAACATTTAACAATTGATAAATGCTCGGAGATAGGCCAAAATTTGCTTTCCTCAACCAAGAGCTGGTTACCATCTAAGTTGCGGTTCTTGCAGTTCAGTTCTGGCACTTTCTCTGGTGTTCTTAATTTCCACAAGGGTCTTTCGATGCTTTTAAGACTAGAGATCAGGAGCTGTACTAAGCTTGAATCATTGATTGGTTTGCATAAACTATATGGCCTTCGAGAATTGGTTTTGATTGAATGTCCTTTACTTGACATATCAACTGAGACAAAATTTCCATATCGATTGTCATCTTTGATAATTCGGGGGTGCCATCAGATTCTATCTCTGCACTTAAATAGTCCTGCTGTTTTGAGGGAGCTTGAGATATCCGACTGCCAAGGATTCATGTACATTGGAAGGTTAAGTGATTTTACAGACCTTGAAAGCTTGAAACTTCTTCACTGTCCTCTACTTCAGCTGCGCGAATTGATGCCAGTTTTTCCTGAAACTGCCATGATATGTTCTTGTCCGAGGCTGAAGAAATGGTGCGAATGGCACGAGATAGAGTATATG TTGCAGCAGGACGGATTGATGATGGCTGCATGCTGGTAG
- the LOC127776571 gene encoding putative disease resistance protein RGA3 isoform X5, whose protein sequence is MQDNYVKLWLKELKDLARDAEDVLNDYRYELLQCQIRECQVDCPRKRKHLDTDEEDDDSINERINEITNRFEEISRDRAALQLRPEDGQKIAGRSDWLKSQPTSHLLDESLVFGRIDEKENIVESVLSQSMKPGIVVLPIVGMGGIGKTTVAQMVYNDVRVREHFEHSGWIHVSPTFDVLRLTTAITESLTKRNCGFTQLSLVHEVLLKELDGKKLFFVLDDVWSECESSWHDLIRPLSYAQTVIILVTTRSKEVARLAGTVKPFYLTAIPNDDCWLLFQHFAFGKQCVNEKSSLVQIGKKILQKCGGLPLAVKSVGCLLRSKTDEHTWMEILESELWELDEKDNIFPALRLSYYWLPTRLKPCFLLCSLYPTYLGFTKDEMIDLWIAQGYVYSTGGKTRQEVGDEYFNELHARSLIETSSGQLLREAHYFDELIGRSVIDSLYENVERLRNIEPSYYASSLNLFPMDSMKSFSSERIDNFQLSKYIDMKQSLIETYLERSSKSIQRFKLHDVIFDLAKSFTSRERCTAMLGTLCNLPNELHQLHASQASGILSFHEPRSLQTLVLNCCFSASFHELSSFVHLRALVLNSNQDVTNMICSIGNLKHLRYLSLNCYLQELPESVSCLYSLETLVISNLRILRATNFHNLVSLKSLHVYFEFLDGSLDQFCKLDMLDTLCLKRCSNLTYLPLHVGSLINLQRLKLIGIPNIRNLDHASFKYRRNNSITRYQEATFPSLEELELDKLCKLEDWYGIQHSDCPKLQRLTIRDCTKLRTVPCFIALKKLVISNCALMSLQFSVSNVTSKLQTIDIRDCLCLSTLVGLQNLSDLMSLYIARCPRLLVLPSESMICKPHYTFIADCPKLKLWCEKYEFNYFQVTRKMQISDVQLITEYGVENFMTVEHLTIDKCSEIGQNLLSSTKSWLPSKLRFLQFSSGTFSGVLNFHKGLSMLLRLEIRSCTKLESLIGLHKLYGLRELVLIECPLLDISTETKFPYRLSSLIIRGCHQILSLHLNSPAVLRELEISDCQGFMYIGRLSDFTDLESLKLLHCPLLQLRELMPVFPETAMICSCPRLKKWCEWHEIEYMEIQENPEDLYGKQ, encoded by the exons ATGCAAGATAACTATGTTAAGTTGTGGCTTAAGGAGCTCAAGGACTTGGCCCGTGATGCCGAGGATGTCCTTAATGATTACCGGTATGAGCTTCTGCAGTGCCAAATCCGAGAGTGTCAAGTTGATTGTCCACGCAAGCGGAAGCATTTGGATACTGACGAAGAGGATGATGATAGTATTAATGAG AGAATCAATGAGATAACAAACCGATTCGAGGAGATATCCAGAGATCGAGCCGCTCTGCAACTCAGGCCAGAAGATGGCCAGAAAATAGCAGGCAGGAGTGACTGGTTGAAGTCACAGCCAACTAGCCACCTTCTAGATGAGTCCCTTGTTTTTGGTAGGATTGATGAGAAGGAGAATATTGTAGAATCGGTATTATCCCAAAGCATGAAGCCTGGTATTGTTGTTTTGCCAATTGTAGGAATGGGTGGTATTGGAAAGACCACGGTAGCACAGATGGTATATAATGATGTCCGTGTTAGAGAACATTTTGAGCACAGTGGTTGGATTCATGTCTCCCCAACATTTGATGTCCTAAGGCTGACAACTGCAATAACTGAGTCATTGACCAAGAGAAACTGTGGCTTCACACAGCTAAGCCTAGTTCATGAGGTCCTCCTCAAAGAACTGGATGgaaagaaattattttttgtgcttGATGATGTATGGAGCGAATGTGAAAGTTCCTGGCATGATTTAATACGTCCACTCAGCTATGCTCAAACAGTCATAATATTGGTAACAACAAGGAGTAAAGAGGTGGCACGTCTTGCTGGAACAGTGAAGCCATTTTACCTTACTGCCATTCCTAATGACGATTGCTGGCTATTGTTTCAGCATTTTGCTTTTGGGAAGCAATGTGTGAATGAAAAATCGAGTTTAGTTCAGATTGGCAAGAAAATTTTGCAGAAGTGTGGTGGTTTACCACTAGCAGTGAAGTCAGTGGGCTGCCTTTTACGCTCGAAGACAGATGAACATACCTGGATGGAAATATTGGAAAGCGAGCTTTGGGAATTAGATGAGAAGGACAACATTTTCCCAGCTCTTAGATTGAGTTATTACTGGTTGCCTACAAGATTAAAACCTTGTTTCCTACTATGTTCATTGTATCCTACATATTTGGGTTTCACAAAAGATGAAATGATTGACCTGTGGATAGCTCAGGGTTATGTTTACTCCACAGGTGGTAAAACACGTCAGGAGGTTGGTGACGAGTATTTTAATGAGCTGCATGCAAGATCGTTGATTGAAACTTCATCAGGGCAATTGTTGCGTGAAGCACATTATTTTGATGAGTTAATAGGAAGATCAGTGATTGACAGCTTGTATGAGAATGTTGAGAGACTTCGCAATATTGAGCCAAGTTATTACGCATCTTCGCTAAATCTATTTCCGATGGACTCCATGAAATCATTTTCATCTGAGCGCATTGACAATTTTCAACTATCGAAATACATTGATATGAAACAATCGCTGATTGAAACGTATCTGGAGCGATCATCAAAGTCAATTCAGCGTTTTAAGTTACATGATGTTATTTTTGATCTTGCAAAGTCATTTACTAGCAGAGAACGCTGTACGGCAATGCTTGGCACACTATGTAATTTGCCAAACGAACTTCACCAACTTCATGCATCACAAGCTAGTGGCATACTTTCCTTTCATGAACCGAGGTCTCTACAGACATTGGTATTAAACTGTTGTTTCTCTGCTAGCTTCCATGAATTGTCCAGTTTTGTACATCTTAGGGCTTTGGTACTTAATTCGAACCAAGATGTTACCAATATGATATGTTCGATTGGCAATTTGAAGCACCTGCGTTATCTCTCTCTAAATTGCTATCTGCAAGAACTGCCTGAATCGGTGTCTTGTCTTTACAGCCTGGAGACATTGGTGATTTCCAATTTGAGAATATTGAGGGCAACAAACTTCCACAATCTTGTCAGCCTTAAAAGTCTGCATGTATATTTCGAGTTTTTGGATGGATCATTGGATCAATTTTGCAAGCTTGATATGTTGGACACACTATGTCTGAAGAGATGCAGTAACTTGACATACTTACCCTTACATGTAGGAAGCCTCATCAACTTACAGCGTCTTAAACTCATTGGAATACCAAACATCCGGAATTTGGATCATGCATCTTTCAAGTACAGAAGAAATAACAGCATAACAAGGTACCAAGAAGCAACATTTCCATCCTTGGAGGAGTTAGAACTCGATAAATTGTGCAAACTAGAAGATTGGTATGGAATACAACATTCAGATTGCCCGAAATTGCAGAGACTTACAATCAGAGACTGTACCAAACTAAGAACAGTACCTTGTTTTATTGCCCTTAAAAAGCTAGTAATAAGCAATTGTGCCCTCATGAGTCTCCAGTTTTCAGTTAGTAATGTGACATCAAAGCTCCAAACTATTGACATCAGGGATTGTTTGTGCCTCAGTACTTTGGTGGGACTACAAAATCTTTCTGATCTTATGAGCTTGTATATTGCCCGTTGTCCTCGGCTCCTCGTTCTTCCTTCAGAAAGTATGATATGTAAGCCTCACTATACATTTATTGCTGATTGCCCTAAACTGAAGCTGTGGTGCGAGAAATATGAGTTCAACTACTTTCAG GTAACTAGGAAGATGCAGATTTCAGATGTGCAATTGATCACAGAGTATGGCGTTGAGAATTTCATGACCGTTGAACATTTAACAATTGATAAATGCTCGGAGATAGGCCAAAATTTGCTTTCCTCAACCAAGAGCTGGTTACCATCTAAGTTGCGGTTCTTGCAGTTCAGTTCTGGCACTTTCTCTGGTGTTCTTAATTTCCACAAGGGTCTTTCGATGCTTTTAAGACTAGAGATCAGGAGCTGTACTAAGCTTGAATCATTGATTGGTTTGCATAAACTATATGGCCTTCGAGAATTGGTTTTGATTGAATGTCCTTTACTTGACATATCAACTGAGACAAAATTTCCATATCGATTGTCATCTTTGATAATTCGGGGGTGCCATCAGATTCTATCTCTGCACTTAAATAGTCCTGCTGTTTTGAGGGAGCTTGAGATATCCGACTGCCAAGGATTCATGTACATTGGAAGGTTAAGTGATTTTACAGACCTTGAAAGCTTGAAACTTCTTCACTGTCCTCTACTTCAGCTGCGCGAATTGATGCCAGTTTTTCCTGAAACTGCCATGATATGTTCTTGTCCGAGGCTGAAGAAATGGTGCGAATGGCACGAGATAGAGTATATG GAAATTCAGGAAAATCCAGAAGATTTATATGGGAAGCAGTGA
- the LOC127776571 gene encoding putative disease resistance protein RGA3 isoform X6, which produces MKPGIVVLPIVGMGGIGKTTVAQMVYNDVRVREHFEHSGWIHVSPTFDVLRLTTAITESLTKRNCGFTQLSLVHEVLLKELDGKKLFFVLDDVWSECESSWHDLIRPLSYAQTVIILVTTRSKEVARLAGTVKPFYLTAIPNDDCWLLFQHFAFGKQCVNEKSSLVQIGKKILQKCGGLPLAVKSVGCLLRSKTDEHTWMEILESELWELDEKDNIFPALRLSYYWLPTRLKPCFLLCSLYPTYLGFTKDEMIDLWIAQGYVYSTGGKTRQEVGDEYFNELHARSLIETSSGQLLREAHYFDELIGRSVIDSLYENVERLRNIEPSYYASSLNLFPMDSMKSFSSERIDNFQLSKYIDMKQSLIETYLERSSKSIQRFKLHDVIFDLAKSFTSRERCTAMLGTLCNLPNELHQLHASQASGILSFHEPRSLQTLVLNCCFSASFHELSSFVHLRALVLNSNQDVTNMICSIGNLKHLRYLSLNCYLQELPESVSCLYSLETLVISNLRILRATNFHNLVSLKSLHVYFEFLDGSLDQFCKLDMLDTLCLKRCSNLTYLPLHVGSLINLQRLKLIGIPNIRNLDHASFKYRRNNSITRYQEATFPSLEELELDKLCKLEDWYGIQHSDCPKLQRLTIRDCTKLRTVPCFIALKKLVISNCALMSLQFSVSNVTSKLQTIDIRDCLCLSTLVGLQNLSDLMSLYIARCPRLLVLPSESMICKPHYTFIADCPKLKLWCEKYEFNYFQVTRKMQISDVQLITEYGVENFMTVEHLTIDKCSEIGQNLLSSTKSWLPSKLRFLQFSSGTFSGVLNFHKGLSMLLRLEIRSCTKLESLIGLHKLYGLRELVLIECPLLDISTETKFPYRLSSLIIRGCHQILSLHLNSPAVLRELEISDCQGFMYIGRLSDFTDLESLKLLHCPLLQLRELMPVFPETAMICSCPRLKKWCEWHEIEYMEIQENPEDLYGKQ; this is translated from the exons ATGAAGCCTGGTATTGTTGTTTTGCCAATTGTAGGAATGGGTGGTATTGGAAAGACCACGGTAGCACAGATGGTATATAATGATGTCCGTGTTAGAGAACATTTTGAGCACAGTGGTTGGATTCATGTCTCCCCAACATTTGATGTCCTAAGGCTGACAACTGCAATAACTGAGTCATTGACCAAGAGAAACTGTGGCTTCACACAGCTAAGCCTAGTTCATGAGGTCCTCCTCAAAGAACTGGATGgaaagaaattattttttgtgcttGATGATGTATGGAGCGAATGTGAAAGTTCCTGGCATGATTTAATACGTCCACTCAGCTATGCTCAAACAGTCATAATATTGGTAACAACAAGGAGTAAAGAGGTGGCACGTCTTGCTGGAACAGTGAAGCCATTTTACCTTACTGCCATTCCTAATGACGATTGCTGGCTATTGTTTCAGCATTTTGCTTTTGGGAAGCAATGTGTGAATGAAAAATCGAGTTTAGTTCAGATTGGCAAGAAAATTTTGCAGAAGTGTGGTGGTTTACCACTAGCAGTGAAGTCAGTGGGCTGCCTTTTACGCTCGAAGACAGATGAACATACCTGGATGGAAATATTGGAAAGCGAGCTTTGGGAATTAGATGAGAAGGACAACATTTTCCCAGCTCTTAGATTGAGTTATTACTGGTTGCCTACAAGATTAAAACCTTGTTTCCTACTATGTTCATTGTATCCTACATATTTGGGTTTCACAAAAGATGAAATGATTGACCTGTGGATAGCTCAGGGTTATGTTTACTCCACAGGTGGTAAAACACGTCAGGAGGTTGGTGACGAGTATTTTAATGAGCTGCATGCAAGATCGTTGATTGAAACTTCATCAGGGCAATTGTTGCGTGAAGCACATTATTTTGATGAGTTAATAGGAAGATCAGTGATTGACAGCTTGTATGAGAATGTTGAGAGACTTCGCAATATTGAGCCAAGTTATTACGCATCTTCGCTAAATCTATTTCCGATGGACTCCATGAAATCATTTTCATCTGAGCGCATTGACAATTTTCAACTATCGAAATACATTGATATGAAACAATCGCTGATTGAAACGTATCTGGAGCGATCATCAAAGTCAATTCAGCGTTTTAAGTTACATGATGTTATTTTTGATCTTGCAAAGTCATTTACTAGCAGAGAACGCTGTACGGCAATGCTTGGCACACTATGTAATTTGCCAAACGAACTTCACCAACTTCATGCATCACAAGCTAGTGGCATACTTTCCTTTCATGAACCGAGGTCTCTACAGACATTGGTATTAAACTGTTGTTTCTCTGCTAGCTTCCATGAATTGTCCAGTTTTGTACATCTTAGGGCTTTGGTACTTAATTCGAACCAAGATGTTACCAATATGATATGTTCGATTGGCAATTTGAAGCACCTGCGTTATCTCTCTCTAAATTGCTATCTGCAAGAACTGCCTGAATCGGTGTCTTGTCTTTACAGCCTGGAGACATTGGTGATTTCCAATTTGAGAATATTGAGGGCAACAAACTTCCACAATCTTGTCAGCCTTAAAAGTCTGCATGTATATTTCGAGTTTTTGGATGGATCATTGGATCAATTTTGCAAGCTTGATATGTTGGACACACTATGTCTGAAGAGATGCAGTAACTTGACATACTTACCCTTACATGTAGGAAGCCTCATCAACTTACAGCGTCTTAAACTCATTGGAATACCAAACATCCGGAATTTGGATCATGCATCTTTCAAGTACAGAAGAAATAACAGCATAACAAGGTACCAAGAAGCAACATTTCCATCCTTGGAGGAGTTAGAACTCGATAAATTGTGCAAACTAGAAGATTGGTATGGAATACAACATTCAGATTGCCCGAAATTGCAGAGACTTACAATCAGAGACTGTACCAAACTAAGAACAGTACCTTGTTTTATTGCCCTTAAAAAGCTAGTAATAAGCAATTGTGCCCTCATGAGTCTCCAGTTTTCAGTTAGTAATGTGACATCAAAGCTCCAAACTATTGACATCAGGGATTGTTTGTGCCTCAGTACTTTGGTGGGACTACAAAATCTTTCTGATCTTATGAGCTTGTATATTGCCCGTTGTCCTCGGCTCCTCGTTCTTCCTTCAGAAAGTATGATATGTAAGCCTCACTATACATTTATTGCTGATTGCCCTAAACTGAAGCTGTGGTGCGAGAAATATGAGTTCAACTACTTTCAG GTAACTAGGAAGATGCAGATTTCAGATGTGCAATTGATCACAGAGTATGGCGTTGAGAATTTCATGACCGTTGAACATTTAACAATTGATAAATGCTCGGAGATAGGCCAAAATTTGCTTTCCTCAACCAAGAGCTGGTTACCATCTAAGTTGCGGTTCTTGCAGTTCAGTTCTGGCACTTTCTCTGGTGTTCTTAATTTCCACAAGGGTCTTTCGATGCTTTTAAGACTAGAGATCAGGAGCTGTACTAAGCTTGAATCATTGATTGGTTTGCATAAACTATATGGCCTTCGAGAATTGGTTTTGATTGAATGTCCTTTACTTGACATATCAACTGAGACAAAATTTCCATATCGATTGTCATCTTTGATAATTCGGGGGTGCCATCAGATTCTATCTCTGCACTTAAATAGTCCTGCTGTTTTGAGGGAGCTTGAGATATCCGACTGCCAAGGATTCATGTACATTGGAAGGTTAAGTGATTTTACAGACCTTGAAAGCTTGAAACTTCTTCACTGTCCTCTACTTCAGCTGCGCGAATTGATGCCAGTTTTTCCTGAAACTGCCATGATATGTTCTTGTCCGAGGCTGAAGAAATGGTGCGAATGGCACGAGATAGAGTATATG GAAATTCAGGAAAATCCAGAAGATTTATATGGGAAGCAGTGA